A region from the Ammospiza caudacuta isolate bAmmCau1 chromosome 4, bAmmCau1.pri, whole genome shotgun sequence genome encodes:
- the TTC31 gene encoding tetratricopeptide repeat protein 31 isoform X1 encodes MRGSGGPRERDGPGLGGFGPAAAACPWGCTLGPAGWSGAPFCPRHRMSSLADLPVPSQPVIRYKEREVCLLWDDGPTVDYYPLDIDDDDEDGNYDYDEDEFAAGLQFLDVPVAEGAVPYSYCGFRKSFLCSEPPRTPPTALDARLDRLPTPQRAWPTAEEADKNAQELMEEEERAKRKAEKKKLKKKKQKDRKKREKLGQEQKNKENTDPSPPSGPAGTGPPSEGAEDEGCCLEPSPCPGDSTVPSEESGPEDTVVAEEELDLSCTFVCKAREKAGVRLPPPDTDHSPGPQNAVEPSRKVPEKGSGDPVGTPVSPQPPQASPPSPSTLSQSLALAGHGIEAAQMGQHSEAVWAFTMALELNPREYRLLGNRSYCLEKLGRYEEALADAEAALELQPGWPKGSFRKGKALRGLQRYAEAARTFEELLLQDEAYAEAATQLEACRALLQCSRPSGVPESPFLIKAKEPLFLPAGWTTRSCQDAGDKSVTGSSGKTPTKDSEQAPAVASGCPTLPPSHPARDCFPLWVGNVTSHITEKVLRRAFGRFGEIRSVRLLPGRRCAFINFRGKAEAEEAFRAMQVSWGHLWDPLRDTPVPAASSLCPQGATMEGSKLLLQLKHPAHATPAPVPRARGKATPGGLLS; translated from the exons ATGCGGGGCTCGGGCGGGCCGCGGGAGCGGGACGGGCCCGGTCTGGGCGGTTTCGGGCCGGCTGCcgctgcctgcccctggggctgcacGCTGGGCCCCGCTGGCTGGAGCGGCG CGCCCTTCTGCCCCCGGCACCGCATGTCCAGCCTCGCCGACCTGCCGGTGCCGTCCCAGCCGGTGATTAGGTATAAGGAGAGGGAGGTGTGTCTGCTCTGGGATGACG GCCCCACGGTGGATTACTACCCCCTGGAtattgatgatgatgatgaagatggTAATTACGATTACGATGAGGACGAGTTCGCCGCAGGTTTGCAGTTCCTGGACGTTCCGGTGGCGGAGGGAGCCGTGCCTTACAGCTACTGCGGCTTCCGCAAGTCCTTCCTGTGCTCGGAGCCGCCCCGGACCCCTCCCACCGCCCTGGACGCGCGGCTGGACCGGCTGCCGACGCCCCAGCGGGCGTGGCCCACGGCTGAG gaggctgaCAAGAACGCTCAGGAGCTGATGGAAGAGGAGGAGCGGGCCAAGAGGAAGGCAGagaagaagaagctgaagaagAAG aaacaaaaggaCCGAAAGAAACGGGAGAAACTGGGTCAAGAGCAGAAGAACAAAGAGAACACTGACCCA AGCCCCCCAAGTGGCCCTGCAGGCACTGGGCCTCCCTCAGAGGGTGCTGAGGACGAGGGGTGCTGCCTAGAGCCCTCCCCGTGCCCTGGGGACTCCACTGTGCCCTCAGAGGAGTCTGGCCCAGAGGACACAGTAGTGGCAGAG GAGGAGCTGGACCTGAGCTGCACTTTTGTCTGTAAAGCCCGGGAGAAGGCAGGGGTCAGGCTGCCCCCCCCGGACACTGACCACTCCCCTGGGCCACAGAACGCGGTGGAACCAAGCAGGAAGGTGCCAGAGAAGGGAAGTGGGGACCCTGTGGGgacacctgtgtcccctcagccccctcaggccagcccacccagccccagcacgcTGTCACAGAGCCTGGCGCTTGCAG gccaCGGCATCGAGGCAGCCCAGATGGGCCAACACTCTGAGGCCGTGTGGGCTTTCACCATGGCCCTGGAGCTGAACCCCCGGGAGTACCG GCTCCTGGGGAACCGCTCCTACTGCCTGGAGAAGCTGGGGCGCTACGAGGAGGCGCTGGCGGACGCGGAGGCGGCGCTGGAGCTGCAGCCGGGCTGGCCCAAGGGCTCCTTCCGCAAGGGCAAAGCCCTCAGGGGGCTCCAG CGCTACGCCGAGGCCGCTCGCACCTtcgaggagctgctgctgcaggacgaGGCCTACGCAGAGGCAGCCACGCAGCTGGAGgcctgcagggccctgctgcag TGCAGCCGCCCCAGCGGTGTCCCCGAGTCCCCCTTCCTGATCAAGGCCAAGGAGCCGCTGTTTCTCCCTG CAGGATGGACaaccaggagctgccaggacGCAGGTGACAAAAGTGTGACAGGAAGCAGTGGCAAGACCCCAACAAAAGACTCAGAACAGGCACCTGCTGTGGCCAGTGGCTGCCCAACACTGCCACCGAGCCACCCTGCCAG GGACTGCTTCCCGCTCTGGGTGGGCAATGTCACCTCCCACATCACTGAGAAGGTGCTGCGTCGTGCCTTTGGCCG GTTTGGGGAGATCCGCTCCGTGCGGCTGCTCCCGGGGCGCCGCTGTGCCTTCATCAACTTCCGTGGcaaagcagaggctgaggagGCCTTCAGGGCCATGCAGGTGAGCTGGGGGCACTTGTGGGACCCCCTCAGGGACAcacctgtgccagctgccagctcctTGTGTCCCCAGGGTGCCACCATGGAGGGcagcaagctgctgctgcagctcaagCACCCAGCCCACGCCACGCCGGCCCCCGTGCCCCGTGCCAGGGGCAAGGCCACCCCCGGGGGGCTGCTCAGctga
- the PCGF1 gene encoding polycomb group RING finger protein 1 isoform X2: MASPPQGGPMAIAMRLRNQLQAVYKMDPLRNEEEVKVKMKELNEHIVCFLCAGYFIDATTITECLHTFCKSCIVKYLQTSKYCPMCNTKIHETQPLLNLKLDRVMQDIVYKLVPGLQHSEEKRIREFYQSRGLDRVTQPSGDDTVGGDPMGLPYSTFDHSRAHYFRYDEHVSLCLEKLSSSKDKSKAMLQKYVRCSVRAQIRHLRRVLCHRLGLSLQHVQILFDNEPLPDHMTMKQLWLSRWFGKPAPLLLHYSIKDKRR, encoded by the exons ATGGCGTCGCCTCCTCAGGGGGGCCCGATGGCCATCGCCATGCGGCTGCGGAACCAGCTCCAGGCCGTCTACAAGATGGACCCGCTGCGGAACGAG GAGGAGGTGAAGGTGAAGATGAAGGAGCTGAACGAGCACATCGTGTGTTTCCTGTGCGCCGGCTACTTCATCGACGCCACCACCATCACCGAGTGCCTGCACACCT tctGCAAGAGCTGCATCGTGAAGTACCTGCAGACCAGCAAGTACTGCCCCATGTGCAACACCAAGATCCACGAGACGCAGCCACTGCTCAACCTCAAGCTGGACAGGGTCATGCAGGACATCGTCTACAAGCTGGTGCCAGGCCTGCAGCACA GTGAGGAGAAGCGGATCCGGGAGTTCTACCAGTCCCGAGGCCTCGACCGGGTGACGCAGCCCAGCGGTGACG ACACGGTGGGGGGTGACCCCATGGGGCTCCCCTACAGCACCTTTGACCACTCGCGCGCTCACTATTTCCGCTACGACGAGCACGTCTCGCTCTGCCTGGAGAAACTGAG ctccagcaaggaCAAGAGCAAGGCCATGCTGCAG AAATACGTGAGGTGCTCGGTGAGGGCACAGATCCGACACCTGCGGAGGGTCCTGTGCCACcgcctggggctgtccctgcagcac GTGCAGATCCTGTTTGACAACGAGCCCCTCCCCGACCACATGACAAtgaagcagctctggctctcaCGCTGGTTTGGCAAG CCCGCGCCCCTCCTGCTGCACTACAGCATCAAGGACAAGAGGAGGTAG
- the LBX2 gene encoding transcription factor LBX2: MTSAGEAAGSPPLPAAVGGHRRSPLDRLPPPANTTKPLTPFGIEDILGRPRGGSPPGTGTGPAAPPAPTGPRGGGGGGCAPASPLWALEELASKTFQGLELGMLQAAGGPSPPGASGPRPPCRKRRKSRTAFTAQQLRELEQRFRRQRYLSPVDRDALAARLALSAAQVITWFQNRRAKLKRDLEELRADVASLQALPPAALQQLAGLPEAPGAPGTGTTEPAELSEEEIDVAD; encoded by the exons ATGACCTCGGCGGGGGAGGCGGCCGGTTCCCCCCCGCTGCCCGCCGCGGTCGGCGGCCACCGGCGGAGCCCCCTGGACCGGCTCCCGCCCCCCGCCAACACCACAAAACCGCTGACCCCCTTCGGCATCGAGGACATCCTCGGACGTCCCCGCGGCGGGAGCCCcccgggcaccggcaccggtCCCGCTGCCCCCCCCGCCCCGACAGggccccgcggcggcggcggcggcggctgcgccCCGGCCTCGCCGCTCTGGGCGCTGGAGGAACTCGCCAGTAAAACCttccaggggctggagctgggaatgctgcaggcGGCCGGAG GTCCGTCCCCGCCGGGCGCCTCGGGCCCGCgccctccctgcaggaagcGTCGCAAGTCCCGGACCGCGTTCACGGCGCAGCAGCTGCGGGAGCTGGAGCAGCGATTCCGGCGGCAGCGCTACCTCTCCCCGGTGGACCGGGACGCGCTGGCGGCGCGCCTGGCGCTCTCCGCCGCCCAGGTCATCACCTGGTTCCAGAACCGCCGCGCCAAGCTCAAGcgggacctggaggagctgcggGCGGACGTGGCCTCGCTGCAAGCGCTGCCCCCCGccgccctgcagcagctggcgGGGCTGCCCGAGGCCCCGGGGGCTCCCGGCACCGGGACCACAGAGCCCGCCGAGCTCTCGGAGGAGGAGATCGACGTGGCGGACTGA
- the PCGF1 gene encoding polycomb group RING finger protein 1 isoform X1, which produces MASPPQGGPMAIAMRLRNQLQAVYKMDPLRNEEEVKVKMKELNEHIVCFLCAGYFIDATTITECLHTFCKSCIVKYLQTSKYCPMCNTKIHETQPLLNLKLDRVMQDIVYKLVPGLQHSEEKRIREFYQSRGLDRVTQPSGDDTVGGDPMGLPYSTFDHSRAHYFRYDEHVSLCLEKLSSSKDKSKAMLQQKYVRCSVRAQIRHLRRVLCHRLGLSLQHVQILFDNEPLPDHMTMKQLWLSRWFGKPAPLLLHYSIKDKRR; this is translated from the exons ATGGCGTCGCCTCCTCAGGGGGGCCCGATGGCCATCGCCATGCGGCTGCGGAACCAGCTCCAGGCCGTCTACAAGATGGACCCGCTGCGGAACGAG GAGGAGGTGAAGGTGAAGATGAAGGAGCTGAACGAGCACATCGTGTGTTTCCTGTGCGCCGGCTACTTCATCGACGCCACCACCATCACCGAGTGCCTGCACACCT tctGCAAGAGCTGCATCGTGAAGTACCTGCAGACCAGCAAGTACTGCCCCATGTGCAACACCAAGATCCACGAGACGCAGCCACTGCTCAACCTCAAGCTGGACAGGGTCATGCAGGACATCGTCTACAAGCTGGTGCCAGGCCTGCAGCACA GTGAGGAGAAGCGGATCCGGGAGTTCTACCAGTCCCGAGGCCTCGACCGGGTGACGCAGCCCAGCGGTGACG ACACGGTGGGGGGTGACCCCATGGGGCTCCCCTACAGCACCTTTGACCACTCGCGCGCTCACTATTTCCGCTACGACGAGCACGTCTCGCTCTGCCTGGAGAAACTGAG ctccagcaaggaCAAGAGCAAGGCCATGCTGCAG CAGAAATACGTGAGGTGCTCGGTGAGGGCACAGATCCGACACCTGCGGAGGGTCCTGTGCCACcgcctggggctgtccctgcagcac GTGCAGATCCTGTTTGACAACGAGCCCCTCCCCGACCACATGACAAtgaagcagctctggctctcaCGCTGGTTTGGCAAG CCCGCGCCCCTCCTGCTGCACTACAGCATCAAGGACAAGAGGAGGTAG
- the TTC31 gene encoding tetratricopeptide repeat protein 31 isoform X2, whose protein sequence is MRGSGGPRERDGPGLGGFGPAAAACPWGCTLGPAGWSGAPFCPRHRMSSLADLPVPSQPVIRYKEREVCLLWDDGPTVDYYPLDIDDDDEDGNYDYDEDEFAAGLQFLDVPVAEGAVPYSYCGFRKSFLCSEPPRTPPTALDARLDRLPTPQRAWPTAEEADKNAQELMEEEERAKRKAEKKKLKKKKQKDRKKREKLGQEQKNKENTDPSPPSGPAGTGPPSEGAEDEGCCLEPSPCPGDSTVPSEESGPEDTVVAEEELDLSCTFVCKAREKAGVRLPPPDTDHSPGPQNAVEPSRKVPEKGSGDPVGTPVSPQPPQASPPSPSTLSQSLALAGHGIEAAQMGQHSEAVWAFTMALELNPREYRLLGNRSYCLEKLGRYEEALADAEAALELQPGWPKGSFRKGKALRGLQRYAEAARTFEELLLQDEAYAEAATQLEACRALLQCSRPSGVPESPFLIKAKEPLFLPGWTTRSCQDAGDKSVTGSSGKTPTKDSEQAPAVASGCPTLPPSHPARDCFPLWVGNVTSHITEKVLRRAFGRFGEIRSVRLLPGRRCAFINFRGKAEAEEAFRAMQVSWGHLWDPLRDTPVPAASSLCPQGATMEGSKLLLQLKHPAHATPAPVPRARGKATPGGLLS, encoded by the exons ATGCGGGGCTCGGGCGGGCCGCGGGAGCGGGACGGGCCCGGTCTGGGCGGTTTCGGGCCGGCTGCcgctgcctgcccctggggctgcacGCTGGGCCCCGCTGGCTGGAGCGGCG CGCCCTTCTGCCCCCGGCACCGCATGTCCAGCCTCGCCGACCTGCCGGTGCCGTCCCAGCCGGTGATTAGGTATAAGGAGAGGGAGGTGTGTCTGCTCTGGGATGACG GCCCCACGGTGGATTACTACCCCCTGGAtattgatgatgatgatgaagatggTAATTACGATTACGATGAGGACGAGTTCGCCGCAGGTTTGCAGTTCCTGGACGTTCCGGTGGCGGAGGGAGCCGTGCCTTACAGCTACTGCGGCTTCCGCAAGTCCTTCCTGTGCTCGGAGCCGCCCCGGACCCCTCCCACCGCCCTGGACGCGCGGCTGGACCGGCTGCCGACGCCCCAGCGGGCGTGGCCCACGGCTGAG gaggctgaCAAGAACGCTCAGGAGCTGATGGAAGAGGAGGAGCGGGCCAAGAGGAAGGCAGagaagaagaagctgaagaagAAG aaacaaaaggaCCGAAAGAAACGGGAGAAACTGGGTCAAGAGCAGAAGAACAAAGAGAACACTGACCCA AGCCCCCCAAGTGGCCCTGCAGGCACTGGGCCTCCCTCAGAGGGTGCTGAGGACGAGGGGTGCTGCCTAGAGCCCTCCCCGTGCCCTGGGGACTCCACTGTGCCCTCAGAGGAGTCTGGCCCAGAGGACACAGTAGTGGCAGAG GAGGAGCTGGACCTGAGCTGCACTTTTGTCTGTAAAGCCCGGGAGAAGGCAGGGGTCAGGCTGCCCCCCCCGGACACTGACCACTCCCCTGGGCCACAGAACGCGGTGGAACCAAGCAGGAAGGTGCCAGAGAAGGGAAGTGGGGACCCTGTGGGgacacctgtgtcccctcagccccctcaggccagcccacccagccccagcacgcTGTCACAGAGCCTGGCGCTTGCAG gccaCGGCATCGAGGCAGCCCAGATGGGCCAACACTCTGAGGCCGTGTGGGCTTTCACCATGGCCCTGGAGCTGAACCCCCGGGAGTACCG GCTCCTGGGGAACCGCTCCTACTGCCTGGAGAAGCTGGGGCGCTACGAGGAGGCGCTGGCGGACGCGGAGGCGGCGCTGGAGCTGCAGCCGGGCTGGCCCAAGGGCTCCTTCCGCAAGGGCAAAGCCCTCAGGGGGCTCCAG CGCTACGCCGAGGCCGCTCGCACCTtcgaggagctgctgctgcaggacgaGGCCTACGCAGAGGCAGCCACGCAGCTGGAGgcctgcagggccctgctgcag TGCAGCCGCCCCAGCGGTGTCCCCGAGTCCCCCTTCCTGATCAAGGCCAAGGAGCCGCTGTTTCTCCCTG GATGGACaaccaggagctgccaggacGCAGGTGACAAAAGTGTGACAGGAAGCAGTGGCAAGACCCCAACAAAAGACTCAGAACAGGCACCTGCTGTGGCCAGTGGCTGCCCAACACTGCCACCGAGCCACCCTGCCAG GGACTGCTTCCCGCTCTGGGTGGGCAATGTCACCTCCCACATCACTGAGAAGGTGCTGCGTCGTGCCTTTGGCCG GTTTGGGGAGATCCGCTCCGTGCGGCTGCTCCCGGGGCGCCGCTGTGCCTTCATCAACTTCCGTGGcaaagcagaggctgaggagGCCTTCAGGGCCATGCAGGTGAGCTGGGGGCACTTGTGGGACCCCCTCAGGGACAcacctgtgccagctgccagctcctTGTGTCCCCAGGGTGCCACCATGGAGGGcagcaagctgctgctgcagctcaagCACCCAGCCCACGCCACGCCGGCCCCCGTGCCCCGTGCCAGGGGCAAGGCCACCCCCGGGGGGCTGCTCAGctga
- the TTC31 gene encoding tetratricopeptide repeat protein 31 isoform X3, protein MRGSGGPRERDGPGLGGFGPAAAACPWGCTLGPAGWSGAPFCPRHRMSSLADLPVPSQPVIRYKEREVCLLWDDGPTVDYYPLDIDDDDEDGNYDYDEDEFAAGLQFLDVPVAEGAVPYSYCGFRKSFLCSEPPRTPPTALDARLDRLPTPQRAWPTAEEADKNAQELMEEEERAKRKAEKKKLKKKKQKDRKKREKLGQEQKNKENTDPSPPSGPAGTGPPSEGAEDEGCCLEPSPCPGDSTVPSEESGPEDTVVAEEELDLSCTFVCKAREKAGVRLPPPDTDHSPGPQNAVEPSRKVPEKGSGDPVGTPVSPQPPQASPPSPSTLSQSLALAGHGIEAAQMGQHSEAVWAFTMALELNPREYRLLGNRSYCLEKLGRYEEALADAEAALELQPGWPKGSFRKGKALRGLQRYAEAARTFEELLLQDEAYAEAATQLEACRALLQQCSRPSGVPESPFLIKAKEPLFLPAGWTTRSCQDAGDKSVTGSSGKTPTKDSEQAPAVASGCPTLPPSHPARDCFPLWVGNVTSHITEKVLRRAFGRFGEIRSVRLLPGRRCAFINFRGKAEAEEAFRAMQGATMEGSKLLLQLKHPAHATPAPVPRARGKATPGGLLS, encoded by the exons ATGCGGGGCTCGGGCGGGCCGCGGGAGCGGGACGGGCCCGGTCTGGGCGGTTTCGGGCCGGCTGCcgctgcctgcccctggggctgcacGCTGGGCCCCGCTGGCTGGAGCGGCG CGCCCTTCTGCCCCCGGCACCGCATGTCCAGCCTCGCCGACCTGCCGGTGCCGTCCCAGCCGGTGATTAGGTATAAGGAGAGGGAGGTGTGTCTGCTCTGGGATGACG GCCCCACGGTGGATTACTACCCCCTGGAtattgatgatgatgatgaagatggTAATTACGATTACGATGAGGACGAGTTCGCCGCAGGTTTGCAGTTCCTGGACGTTCCGGTGGCGGAGGGAGCCGTGCCTTACAGCTACTGCGGCTTCCGCAAGTCCTTCCTGTGCTCGGAGCCGCCCCGGACCCCTCCCACCGCCCTGGACGCGCGGCTGGACCGGCTGCCGACGCCCCAGCGGGCGTGGCCCACGGCTGAG gaggctgaCAAGAACGCTCAGGAGCTGATGGAAGAGGAGGAGCGGGCCAAGAGGAAGGCAGagaagaagaagctgaagaagAAG aaacaaaaggaCCGAAAGAAACGGGAGAAACTGGGTCAAGAGCAGAAGAACAAAGAGAACACTGACCCA AGCCCCCCAAGTGGCCCTGCAGGCACTGGGCCTCCCTCAGAGGGTGCTGAGGACGAGGGGTGCTGCCTAGAGCCCTCCCCGTGCCCTGGGGACTCCACTGTGCCCTCAGAGGAGTCTGGCCCAGAGGACACAGTAGTGGCAGAG GAGGAGCTGGACCTGAGCTGCACTTTTGTCTGTAAAGCCCGGGAGAAGGCAGGGGTCAGGCTGCCCCCCCCGGACACTGACCACTCCCCTGGGCCACAGAACGCGGTGGAACCAAGCAGGAAGGTGCCAGAGAAGGGAAGTGGGGACCCTGTGGGgacacctgtgtcccctcagccccctcaggccagcccacccagccccagcacgcTGTCACAGAGCCTGGCGCTTGCAG gccaCGGCATCGAGGCAGCCCAGATGGGCCAACACTCTGAGGCCGTGTGGGCTTTCACCATGGCCCTGGAGCTGAACCCCCGGGAGTACCG GCTCCTGGGGAACCGCTCCTACTGCCTGGAGAAGCTGGGGCGCTACGAGGAGGCGCTGGCGGACGCGGAGGCGGCGCTGGAGCTGCAGCCGGGCTGGCCCAAGGGCTCCTTCCGCAAGGGCAAAGCCCTCAGGGGGCTCCAG CGCTACGCCGAGGCCGCTCGCACCTtcgaggagctgctgctgcaggacgaGGCCTACGCAGAGGCAGCCACGCAGCTGGAGgcctgcagggccctgctgcag cAGTGCAGCCGCCCCAGCGGTGTCCCCGAGTCCCCCTTCCTGATCAAGGCCAAGGAGCCGCTGTTTCTCCCTG CAGGATGGACaaccaggagctgccaggacGCAGGTGACAAAAGTGTGACAGGAAGCAGTGGCAAGACCCCAACAAAAGACTCAGAACAGGCACCTGCTGTGGCCAGTGGCTGCCCAACACTGCCACCGAGCCACCCTGCCAG GGACTGCTTCCCGCTCTGGGTGGGCAATGTCACCTCCCACATCACTGAGAAGGTGCTGCGTCGTGCCTTTGGCCG GTTTGGGGAGATCCGCTCCGTGCGGCTGCTCCCGGGGCGCCGCTGTGCCTTCATCAACTTCCGTGGcaaagcagaggctgaggagGCCTTCAGGGCCATGCAG GGTGCCACCATGGAGGGcagcaagctgctgctgcagctcaagCACCCAGCCCACGCCACGCCGGCCCCCGTGCCCCGTGCCAGGGGCAAGGCCACCCCCGGGGGGCTGCTCAGctga